A stretch of the Panicum virgatum strain AP13 chromosome 9N, P.virgatum_v5, whole genome shotgun sequence genome encodes the following:
- the LOC120687647 gene encoding protein DROOPING LEAF-like isoform X2 has protein sequence MDLVSQSEHLCYVRCTYCNTVLAVGVPCKRLMDTVTVKCGHCNNLSYLSPRPPMVQPLSPTDHPLGPFQCQGPCNDCRRNQPMPLASPTSTEVSPRMPFVVKPPEKKHRLPSAYNRFMREEIQRIKAAKPDIPHREAFSMAAKNWAKCDPRCSTTVSTATSNSAPEPRVVSAPQERAKEQVIESFDIFKQIERSI, from the exons ATGGATTTGGTCTCGCAGTCCGAGCACCTGTGCTACGTGCGCTGCACCTACTGCAACACCGTGCTCGCG GTTGGGGTTCCATGCAAGAGGCTGATGGACACGGTGACTGTCAAGTGCGGTCACTGCAACAACCTCTCCTACCTCAGCCCACGGCCGCCGATGGTGCAGCCGCTCTCCCCGACTGATCACCCCCTGGGGCCGTTTCAG tgtcagggaccctgcaacGACTGCAGGAGGAACCAACCAATGCCGCTGGCGTCGCCGACATCAACTGAGGTCAGCCCGAGAATGCCCTTCGTTGTCAAGC CCCCGGAGAAGAAACACCGTCTTCCATCTGCCTACAATCGCTTCATGAG GGAGGAGATTCAGCGCATCAAAGCTGCGAAGCCAGATATCCCTCACAGGGAGGCCTTCAGCATGGCTGCCAAGAAC TGGGCAAAGTGTGATCCGCGCTGCTCGACAACTGTCTCTACTGCCACTTCCAACAGCGCTCCTGAGCCTAGAGTTGTGTCCGCTCCTCAG GAGAGGGCCAAGGAGCAAGTCATTGAGAGCTTCGACATCTTCAAGCAGATTGAGCGCAGTATCTAG
- the LOC120687647 gene encoding protein DROOPING LEAF-like isoform X1 has translation MDLVSQSEHLCYVRCTYCNTVLALQVGVPCKRLMDTVTVKCGHCNNLSYLSPRPPMVQPLSPTDHPLGPFQCQGPCNDCRRNQPMPLASPTSTEVSPRMPFVVKPPEKKHRLPSAYNRFMREEIQRIKAAKPDIPHREAFSMAAKNWAKCDPRCSTTVSTATSNSAPEPRVVSAPQERAKEQVIESFDIFKQIERSI, from the exons ATGGATTTGGTCTCGCAGTCCGAGCACCTGTGCTACGTGCGCTGCACCTACTGCAACACCGTGCTCGCG CTGCAGGTTGGGGTTCCATGCAAGAGGCTGATGGACACGGTGACTGTCAAGTGCGGTCACTGCAACAACCTCTCCTACCTCAGCCCACGGCCGCCGATGGTGCAGCCGCTCTCCCCGACTGATCACCCCCTGGGGCCGTTTCAG tgtcagggaccctgcaacGACTGCAGGAGGAACCAACCAATGCCGCTGGCGTCGCCGACATCAACTGAGGTCAGCCCGAGAATGCCCTTCGTTGTCAAGC CCCCGGAGAAGAAACACCGTCTTCCATCTGCCTACAATCGCTTCATGAG GGAGGAGATTCAGCGCATCAAAGCTGCGAAGCCAGATATCCCTCACAGGGAGGCCTTCAGCATGGCTGCCAAGAAC TGGGCAAAGTGTGATCCGCGCTGCTCGACAACTGTCTCTACTGCCACTTCCAACAGCGCTCCTGAGCCTAGAGTTGTGTCCGCTCCTCAG GAGAGGGCCAAGGAGCAAGTCATTGAGAGCTTCGACATCTTCAAGCAGATTGAGCGCAGTATCTAG